Proteins from a genomic interval of Brucella intermedia LMG 3301:
- a CDS encoding TonB-dependent siderophore receptor, whose amino-acid sequence MDTEKTAETKKITRVRYRRAILLGCTALVVSMPDLASAQQAATGETTTVLKTITVNGSGGSDDDSKSIVATRTTGGGKMAADIMDTAASVSVITAKEMQERNAQTVEQVLQYTAGVSTNFYGSDDRFDFFQIRGFDANTYRDGLTLGRPFGGVREEPYAFERIEVLKGASSTAFGVSDPGGMVNYVTKRPKTERFGEAYVTGGSFNHKEVGFDFGDNLTGDETLSYRLTGKFKDADAEYDYSRDDEKFIMGGLTWRPSDATNLTVIFDHLHRNGVPGSGGHPVGTNFSRSRFFGEPDFNYRGTDRNTVSAMFDHDFGNGLTLSANGRYSNQDTDFGYAYISATPTDGSTIARRDFFGNESSAENFVGDVNLKYETSFDRFESRTMAGIEYNNYSATNKTLWGPAPGIDWTNPVFTGAPVGLPLIGNTSTRQKTRAIYFQEDLTFAEKLIASVGLRNDWLDLSQTNNLSNKTTDGDLSEFTSRFGLTYRVTDEWAVYTSYAESVAPPAIGVDPERGEQIEVGVKYQPTAFPALFTASVYDLTKNNISVNDPITLQPSTIGEVRVRGIDLEAKAELTNNLNLIAAYSYMDPEIVENGTGGNEGNRPQFVSKHLASLWANYKIEGSGRRGDMTFGVGGRYIGAYYFTPDNTSGTSGNVVFDAAFTYEFLDNSALQVNVSNLFDKKYVAYGGFGADFYNPGREITATLRRTW is encoded by the coding sequence ATGGACACTGAAAAGACTGCTGAGACGAAGAAGATCACGCGGGTCCGCTACCGCAGGGCAATTCTTCTGGGGTGTACGGCGCTGGTCGTATCCATGCCCGATCTGGCTTCGGCGCAGCAAGCGGCAACGGGGGAAACGACCACGGTGCTCAAGACCATCACGGTCAATGGCTCCGGCGGAAGCGACGACGATTCCAAATCAATCGTCGCAACGCGCACAACCGGCGGCGGCAAGATGGCGGCGGATATCATGGACACGGCAGCTTCCGTATCGGTGATCACTGCCAAGGAAATGCAGGAACGTAACGCCCAGACTGTCGAGCAGGTTCTGCAATATACGGCAGGCGTGTCCACCAATTTCTACGGATCGGATGATCGGTTCGACTTCTTCCAGATACGCGGCTTCGACGCCAACACCTATCGCGACGGGCTTACGCTTGGCCGCCCCTTTGGGGGTGTGCGGGAGGAGCCCTATGCATTCGAACGTATCGAAGTGCTGAAAGGCGCCAGTTCCACGGCCTTCGGTGTTTCCGATCCCGGCGGCATGGTCAACTATGTGACCAAGCGACCGAAAACGGAGCGCTTCGGCGAAGCTTATGTTACGGGCGGGTCCTTCAATCATAAGGAAGTCGGCTTCGATTTCGGCGATAATTTGACCGGCGATGAAACGCTTTCCTATCGCCTTACCGGCAAGTTCAAGGATGCCGATGCCGAATATGATTATTCGCGCGATGATGAAAAGTTCATCATGGGCGGCCTGACCTGGCGTCCGAGCGATGCGACCAATCTGACGGTGATCTTTGATCATCTTCACCGTAATGGCGTGCCCGGAAGCGGGGGCCATCCGGTCGGCACCAATTTCAGCAGAAGCCGCTTTTTTGGAGAGCCTGACTTCAATTATCGCGGTACCGACCGGAATACCGTCAGCGCCATGTTCGATCATGACTTCGGCAATGGCCTGACGTTGAGCGCAAACGGACGTTACAGCAATCAGGATACCGATTTCGGCTATGCCTATATTTCTGCGACGCCGACCGATGGCTCAACGATTGCCCGGCGCGATTTCTTCGGGAACGAATCCTCGGCCGAGAATTTCGTGGGCGATGTGAATCTCAAATATGAAACCAGCTTCGACCGGTTTGAAAGCCGGACGATGGCGGGCATCGAGTACAACAATTATTCGGCGACCAACAAGACACTCTGGGGTCCAGCACCAGGCATAGACTGGACCAACCCGGTCTTTACCGGTGCCCCGGTTGGTCTGCCGCTCATCGGCAATACGTCGACCCGGCAGAAGACCAGGGCAATCTATTTCCAGGAAGATTTGACATTCGCAGAAAAGCTGATCGCCAGTGTTGGCCTGCGCAATGATTGGCTCGACCTGTCGCAGACGAACAATCTCAGCAACAAGACGACAGATGGTGATCTGAGCGAGTTCACCAGCCGCTTCGGCCTCACCTATCGGGTGACCGATGAATGGGCGGTTTATACGAGCTATGCTGAATCGGTCGCGCCCCCGGCCATCGGCGTCGATCCTGAGCGGGGTGAACAGATCGAAGTCGGGGTGAAATACCAGCCGACCGCATTTCCGGCCCTGTTCACCGCTTCTGTTTACGACCTGACCAAGAACAATATTTCGGTCAACGATCCCATTACGCTTCAGCCATCCACGATTGGCGAAGTTCGCGTTCGCGGTATCGATCTGGAAGCCAAGGCCGAGCTGACGAACAATCTCAACCTGATCGCGGCCTATTCCTATATGGACCCGGAGATCGTCGAGAACGGCACTGGCGGCAATGAGGGCAACCGTCCGCAGTTTGTTTCCAAACACCTTGCGTCGCTTTGGGCGAACTACAAGATCGAGGGCAGCGGTCGTCGTGGCGACATGACGTTCGGCGTTGGTGGCCGCTATATCGGCGCCTATTACTTTACGCCGGACAATACGTCGGGCACGAGCGGTAATGTGGTGTTCGACGCCGCGTTTACCTATGAGTTTCTCGATAACTCGGCGTTGCAGGTCAATGTCAGCAACCTGTTCGACAAGAAATATGTCGCCTATGGCGGCTTTGGAGCGGATTTCTACAATCCGGGCCGGGAGATCACCGCGACGCTGCGCCGAACGTGGTGA